The Effusibacillus pohliae DSM 22757 DNA window CACCACAGTCATCGGACCGCGCGGTGAACCGCTGGAGATCCAGATCCGGACCTGGGAGATGCACCGTACGGCCGAGTACGGAATCGCTGCCCACTGGCTGTACAAAGAAGGCAAGCATGGCGCGAAAGATCTGTCGTTTGTGCAAAAAATGGCCTGGTTCCGGGAGATTCTCGAGTGGCAGCAGGATCTGAAAGACGCTCAGGAGTTCATGGAAACCCTGAAAATCGACCTGTTCGCCGACGAGGTGTTCGTGTTCACGCCGAAAGGCGCAGTCATTTCGTTGCCGCGGGGGGCAGTGCCGATCGATTTTGCCTACCGGATTCACACGGATATCGGCAACCGCACGATCGGCGCGAAAGTCAACGGCAAGATTGTGCCGCTTGATTACAAGCTGCAGACGGGCGACATCGTCGAGATTTTAACCTCGAAAACATCGTTCGGACCGAGCCGCGATTGGCTGAAGATTGTCAAATCGCCGCAGGCGAAGAGCAAGATCCGTGCTTGGTTCAAGAAGGAAAAGCGGGAAGAGAACATTCTCAAAGGCCGCGAGTTGCTAGAGAAGGAGATCAAGAAGCACGGCCTGGAAGTATCGGACGTCCTGACGGAGAAAAATCTGTCGGAAGTGATGAGTAAGTTCAACTTCACGAAAGAGGACGACTTGCTGGCGTCGCTCGGGTACGGGGCCGTGTCGCCGCAACAGGTGATGACGCGGCTCTTGGAAAAGGTGAAGAAGGAAAATCCGGAAGAGCTGCCCAATCTGCCCGAAATTCGGGAACCGAACCGGCAGCAGCAAAAGAACGGGATGGGTGTCCGGGTGCGCGGCGTCGACAATCTGTTGATCCGGTTTTCCCGCTGCTGCAATCCGGTGCCCGGCGATGAAATCGTCGGCTTTGTGACGCGCGGGCGGGGAGTGTCGGTGCACCGCACAGACTGCCCGAACATCAAGCACAACAAGGATGAGGAAAAAAGGTTCCTTGAGGTCGAATGGGAAAGCTCGCCGGCGATCGCCTACAACGTCGATATTGAGGTGACGGCGCTCGACCGCAGAGGACTGACGGTGGAAGTGATGAACGCGATCGCGGAAACGAAAACGGACATCACGGCCGTATCAGCCCGCGCCGACAAGCGGAAGATCGCGACGATCCACCTGCAGATCAACATCCGCAACGTCGACCACCTGCATACGGTGGTGGAGCGGATCAAGCGGATCAAGGATGTGTACACGGTCAGACGGATTATGCAGTAGGCGGCTGGGCGTTACTTTGCCCGGAGGCATCTGTGAGGTGATGGTTTGGTATGCGAATTGTAGTACAACGGGCGTCGCAGGGGCGCGTGCTGGTGGATGGGAATGTGACGGGTGAGATCGGCCGGGGGCTGGTCTTGCTGGTGGGCGTCACGCATGGCGACACGGAACAGGATGCCGACTACCTGGCGGAAAAGGTGGTCGGCTTGCGGATTTTTGAGGATGCGGAAAGAAAAATGAACCTCTCTCTGCTCGATGTGGGAGGGGCGATTTTATCCGTCTCCCAGTTCACCTTGTACGGGGATTGCCGGAAAGGGCGCCGGCCGAATTTTATGGAAGCGGCCAGACCGGAGCACGCGAACCGGCTGTATGAGTATTTCAACGAAAAAATTCGCTCGCTCGGCGTCCGCGTGGAAACCGGCGTGTTCGGCGCGATGATGGAAGTGGAATTGGTCAACGACGGGCCTGTGACATTGCTGTTGGACAGCCGAAAAGATTTTTGATATGGACGATAGGGAGCCAATTTCCTGCGGGAAGTCGGCTCTTTTCGCGTGTAAACCGATCCAGATGCTGACAAAACGTTTCCAGCATGAGAAAATAGTTGCGGAATCGTGGAAACTTCATTCTTCAAAAGTGGTGCCAATATACTGATATAAAATCGTGAAGAAACGGGGGAGAAGGGATGGCGAAATCACTGGTGGAACGCTGTCATGAGGTGATGAACTTCCTGGACGAAAAGCGGGCGGAGCGGCTGCGGCACGCGAAAGCCCTGCTGCAGGCCCGCGGCAAGGACCAGCTTCTGCACGCGATTCCGTTTCTTCAGCTCGAATTGTTGATGCATCAGGAAGTGCGCACTTTGTGGCCCTATCTGCTGGCCATCCCGGACAGGGAGGAGACCCGCTATTTTTGCGACATGTACGAGTGCAAGCTAGAGGATTTGGGGAAGCGGGTGCAAACGAGAATCAACGAGATGATCCGGTTTCTCGACGTGATCGAAAACAAGCTGCACAAAACCTATCCGCCCGGGTCGTTTTGGGTTGCCATCCGCGAGGAATTGCTGGCCAAAATTTGCCGGGAAGCCCGCAAAGTGCTGGAGGAGTAGCGAAACAGGATCGATGCGGAGTCTGCGCGCGATCTTTTTTTGTTTTGGCTGAAACCTATCGCACAGTTGTTGCGTAATAGTACTTGTGAGTTTTTGATTCAGAGAGGAGGAACCCCATGTCGATTGCCATTTTGGTGGAAGACTTGCACAAGCGTTACAAAGACAACCACGCGGTGCGTGGGGTCAGTTTTACGGTGGAAAAAGGGGAGATCTTCGGGATTGTCGGTCCGAACGGGGCCGGCAAGACAACGACGATCGAAATCATGGAGGGGCTGCGCCGGCGGGACTCGGGCACGGTCCGGATTCTCGGCCTCGATCCGGACACGGACGAAGCGGAACTTCGTCAGTTGATCGGCGTGCAGTTTCAATCGACGTCGATTCAGGAACGGATGAAAGTGAAGGAAGCAATCGAGCTGTTTTCCTCATTCTATCGCAAACGGGGCGACATCGACCGGATCGTCCGTTTGCTCGGACTGGAAAATCAGCTCGATGCGTATTTTAAAGATCTGTCGGGCGGCTGGAAGCAGCGGGTAACGCTGGCGCTTGCCACGATTCACGACCCGGAGGTCGTGTTCCTCGATGAGCCGAGCACCGGCCTCGATCCGCAGGCCAGACGCGAGCTGTGGGATTTGATCCGCGGGTTGCGGGAAGAAGGAAAAACGATCGTCGTCACCACCCATTACATGGAAGAAGCAGAAAAATTATGCGACCGCGTCGCGATGTTCAAACAGGGCCGGGTGGCGGCGCTCGACACGCCGAAACGGCTCGTGACGCAGCTGGCGGCCGCCAATTTTCTGTCGTTTGCATCGGAAAATACGGACCTGCAGGTGATCCGCACCATCCCTGGTGTGGAAAGAGTGGAGCGGGACGGGGAGACGATCCGTGTGCACAGCAAAGACCTGCAGCACGCATCGTACCATTTGTTTCAACTGGCGCATGATCTCAACTGGCGAATCGAAGCGTTCCGGTTTGAGATCGGCAGCCTGGACGATCTGTTTGTCGAATTGGTGGAAAAGGAGCGAACGGCATGACTTCGTTGGCACGTTTGACGGCGATTGAAATCAAACTGTTTTTCCGAGAAAAAGCGGCTGTGTTCTGGACGTTTCTGTTTCCGGTGATGATGATCTGGCTGTTCGGTGCGATGTTCGGCGACAAAAAAATCGGTGGAATCAGCTACATAAACGCGTATGTGCCGTCCT harbors:
- a CDS encoding ABC transporter ATP-binding protein, which gives rise to MSIAILVEDLHKRYKDNHAVRGVSFTVEKGEIFGIVGPNGAGKTTTIEIMEGLRRRDSGTVRILGLDPDTDEAELRQLIGVQFQSTSIQERMKVKEAIELFSSFYRKRGDIDRIVRLLGLENQLDAYFKDLSGGWKQRVTLALATIHDPEVVFLDEPSTGLDPQARRELWDLIRGLREEGKTIVVTTHYMEEAEKLCDRVAMFKQGRVAALDTPKRLVTQLAAANFLSFASENTDLQVIRTIPGVERVERDGETIRVHSKDLQHASYHLFQLAHDLNWRIEAFRFEIGSLDDLFVELVEKERTA
- a CDS encoding RelA/SpoT family protein, whose product is MDQEKVVSVGIERLCEKLGRYGTPEDVQLVRRAYEFAKEAHQGQQRRSGEEYITHPIAVAEILADLELDAVTLAAALLHDVVEDTPVTEEQLVAEFGSEIRDLVDGVTKLGRLKYLSKEEQQAENLRKMFLAMAKDIRVILIKLADRLHNMRTLKHLPPEKQQRIATETLEIFAPLAHRLGISKIKFELEDTALRYLNPQQYYRIVNLMAKKRREREEYIQEVIDTLKTKLKEIDIPAEVNGRAKHIYSIYRKMTTQNKQFNEIYDLLAVRVIVDSIKDCYAILGIVHTLWKPMPGRFKDYIAMPKPNMYQSLHTTVIGPRGEPLEIQIRTWEMHRTAEYGIAAHWLYKEGKHGAKDLSFVQKMAWFREILEWQQDLKDAQEFMETLKIDLFADEVFVFTPKGAVISLPRGAVPIDFAYRIHTDIGNRTIGAKVNGKIVPLDYKLQTGDIVEILTSKTSFGPSRDWLKIVKSPQAKSKIRAWFKKEKREENILKGRELLEKEIKKHGLEVSDVLTEKNLSEVMSKFNFTKEDDLLASLGYGAVSPQQVMTRLLEKVKKENPEELPNLPEIREPNRQQQKNGMGVRVRGVDNLLIRFSRCCNPVPGDEIVGFVTRGRGVSVHRTDCPNIKHNKDEEKRFLEVEWESSPAIAYNVDIEVTALDRRGLTVEVMNAIAETKTDITAVSARADKRKIATIHLQINIRNVDHLHTVVERIKRIKDVYTVRRIMQ
- the dtd gene encoding D-aminoacyl-tRNA deacylase; the encoded protein is MRIVVQRASQGRVLVDGNVTGEIGRGLVLLVGVTHGDTEQDADYLAEKVVGLRIFEDAERKMNLSLLDVGGAILSVSQFTLYGDCRKGRRPNFMEAARPEHANRLYEYFNEKIRSLGVRVETGVFGAMMEVELVNDGPVTLLLDSRKDF